One window of Medicago truncatula cultivar Jemalong A17 chromosome 2, MtrunA17r5.0-ANR, whole genome shotgun sequence genomic DNA carries:
- the LOC25485975 gene encoding CBL-interacting serine/threonine-protein kinase 12: MADVFLQKVKTSSNSKDKDKKETSTLLLGRFEVGKLLGHGTFAKVYYAKNIKTDEGVAIKVIDKEKILKGGLVAHIKREISILRRVRHPNIVQLFEVMATKTKIYFVMEYVRGGELFNKVAKGRLKEEVARKYFQQLISAVGFCHARGVYHRDLKPENLLLDENGNLKVSDFGLSAVSDQIRQDGLFHTFCGTPAYVAPEVLARKGYDGAKVDLWSCGVVLFVLMAGYLPFHDQNVMAMYKKIYKGEFRCPRWFSPDLSKLLVRLLDTKPETRIAIPDIMENRWFKKGFKQIKFYVEDDRLCNVDDGFGDNDDDTASITSVASFSDYAVSESDSEIETRRKNAPLPRPASLNAFDIISFSPGFDLSGLFEEKGDENRIVTAAPVSKIISKLEEIAQLVSFTVRKKDCRVSLEGTREGVKGPLTIAAEIFELTPSLVVVEVKKKGGDRAEYERFCNEELKPGLQNLTMEESAPASDLSLESATSSALSLPEGPSLLRVLSEPVHNFTSDVESPIYTPEE; this comes from the coding sequence ATGGCTGACGTGTTTTTACAGAAGGTGAAAACATCATCAAACAGCAAAGACAAAGACAAGAAGGAAACATCGACTCTCTTATTGGGTCGTTTCGAAGTTGGAAAACTTCTTGGCCATGGAACATTTGCAAAGGTTTACTAtgcaaaaaacatcaaaaccgaTGAAGGTGTTGCAATCAAAGTGATAGACAAAGAGAAGATTCTTAAGGGTGGTTTGGTTGCTCATATCAAACGTGAGATCTCAATTCTTCGCCGTGTTCGACACCCGAATATTGTTCAATTGTTTGAGGTAATGGCTACAAAAACAAAGATCTATTTTGTTATGGAATATGTTCGTGGGGGTGAGCTTTTTAACAAGGTTGCTAAGGGTAGGTTGAAAGAAGAGGTTGCTAGAAAGTATTTTCAACAATTGATTTCTGCTGTTGGATTTTGTCATGCTAGAGGTGTTTATCATAGGGATCTTAAGCCTGAAAATTTGTTGCTTGATGAGAATGGTAATTTGAAAGTGtctgattttggtttgagtGCTGTTTCTGATCAAATTAGACAAGATGGTTTGTTTCATACTTTTTGTGGTACTCCTGCTTATGTTGCACCTGAGGTTTTGGCTAGGAAAGGTTATGATGGTGCAAAGGTTGATCTTTGGTCTTGtggtgttgttttgtttgttttgatggCTGGTTATTTACCTTTTCATGATCAAAATGTTATGGCAATGTATAAGAAGATTTACAAGGGTGAGTTTCGGTGTCCCAGGTGGTTTTCACCGGACTTATCAAAACTGCTTGTTCGTCTTCTTGATACTAAGCCTGAAACTAGGATTGCGATACCTGATATTATGGAGAATAGGTGGTTTAAAAAAGGGTTCAAACAGATTAAGTTTTATGTTGAGGACGACAGGCTTTGTAATGTCGATGATGGTTTTGGTGACAATGATGATGATACAGCTTCAATAACATCTGTAGCATCGTTTTCTGATTACGCAGTTTCAGAATCTGATTCTGAGATTGAGACTAGAAGGAAAAATGCTCCTTTGCCTAGACCTGCTAGTTTGAATGCTTTTGACATTATTTCATTCTCACCTGGTTTTGATCTTTCTGGTTTGTTTGAGGAAAAAGGAGATGAAAATAGGATCGTGACTGCTGCACCGGTTTCAAAGATCATATCAAAATTGGAGGAGATTGCTCAATTGGTTAGTTTTACTGTGAGGAAGAAGGATTGCAGGGTTAGCTTGGAAGGTACAAGGGAAGGTGTGAAGGGACCACTGACTATTGCTGCTGAGATATTTGAGCTAACACCTTCTTTGGTTGTTGTTGAGGTGAAGAAAAAAGGTGGGGACAGAGCTGAATATGAGAGATTTTGTAATGAAGAATTGAAACCTGGATTGCAGAATTTGACGATGGAGGAATCGGCACCAGCTTCAGATTTGTCACTGGAATCAGCAACTTCTTCAGCCTTGTCACTGCCTGAAGGGCCTTCCTTACTCCGCGTGCTTTCTGAACCAGTTCACAACTTTACTTCAGATGTTGAATCGCCGATCTATACACCTGAAGAGTAA